The proteins below come from a single Sorghum bicolor cultivar BTx623 chromosome 4, Sorghum_bicolor_NCBIv3, whole genome shotgun sequence genomic window:
- the LOC8073909 gene encoding probable methyltransferase PMT15 gives MGVRSAATKLHIPPSAARGGRPTFLPFVAVFLLCSASYLVGVWQHGGFASSSPSSSPGAVSIATSVACTTTNTAAAATPKRRTRYATSRSRTTSPSLDFSVRHAAAIALDDADGTASPGASSSSATPRRYPACAAKYSEYTPCEDVERSLRFPRDRLVYRERHCPASEREVLRCLVPAPAGYRTPFPWPASRDVAWFANVPHKELTVEKAVQNWIRVDGDKLRFPGGGTMFPNGADAYIDDIGKLIPLHDGSIRTALDTGCGVASWGAYLLSRDILAMSFAPRDSHEAQVQFALERGVPAMIGVLASNRLTYPARAFDMAHCSRCLIPWQLYDGLYLIEVDRVLRPGGYWILSGPPINWKKYWKGWERTKEDLNAEQQAIEAVARSLCWTKVKEAGDIAVWQKPYNHADCKASRPSKASKSPPFCSRKNPDAAWYDKMEACITPLPEVSSAKDVAGGAVKKWPQRLTAVPPRVSRGAVKGVTAKSFAQDTELWRKRVRHYKSVISEFEQKGRYRNVLDMNARLGGFAAALATAGDPLWVMNMVPTVGNTTTLGAIYERGLIGSYQDWCEGMSTYPRTYDLIHADSVFTLYKNRCEMDRILLEMDRVLRPRGTVIIREDVDMLVKVKSVADGMRWESQIVDHEDGPLVREKILLVVKTYWTAQEQDQ, from the exons ATGGGGGTCCGCTCGGCGGCCACGAAGCTGCACATCCCGCCGTCCGCCGCCCGCGGCGGCCGCCCCACGTTCCTGCCGTTCGTGGCCGTCTTCCTCCTCTGCTCCGCCTCCTACCTAGTCGGCGTCTGGCAGCACGGCGgcttcgcctcctcctccccatcCTCCTCCCCCGGCGCCGTCTCCATCGCCACCTCCGTCGCctgcaccaccaccaacaccgccgccgccgccaccccgaAGAGGAGAACCCGGTACGCCACCTCCCGCTCCCGCACCACCTCCCCATCCCTCGACTTCTCCGTGCGCCACGCCGCGGCCATCGCGCTCGACGATGCCGACGGCACCGCCTCGCccggcgcctcctcctcctcggccaCCCCGCGGAGGTACCCGGCGTGCGCGGCCAAGTACTCCGAGTACACGCCGTGCGAGGACGTGGAGCGGTCGCTGCGGTTCCCACGGGACCGCCTGGTGTACCGGGAGCGCCACTGCCCGGCGTCGGAGCGGGAGGTGCTGCGGTGCCTGGTGCCGGCCCCGGCCGGGTACCGGACACCGTTCCCGTGGCCCGCCAGCCGCGACGTCGCCTGGTTCGCCAACGTGCCGCACAAGGAGCTCACCGTCGAGAAGGCGGTGCAGAACTGGATCCGCGTCGACGGCGACAAGCTCAGGTTCCCCGGCGGCGGGACCATGTTCCCCAACGGCGCCGACGCGTACATCGACGACATTGGGAAGCTCATCCCGCTCCACGACGGCTCCATCCGCACCGCGCTCGACACCGGATGCGGG GTGGCGAGCTGGGGCGCGTACCTGCTGTCGCGGGACATCCTGGCCATGTCGTTCGCGCCGCGGGACTCCCATGAGGCGCAGGTGCAGTTCGCGCTGGAGCGCGGCGTGCCGGCCATGATCGGCGTCCTCGCGTCCAACCGCCTCACCTACCCGGCCCGCGCCTTTGACATGGCGCACTGCTCCCGCTGCCTCATCCCCTGGCAACTCTACG ATGGACTGTACCTGATCGAGGTTGACCGTGTGCTGCGTCCCGGAGGGTACTGGATCCTGTCCGGGCCGCCAATCAACTGGAAGAAGTACTGGAAGGGGTGGGAGCGAACCAAGGAGGACCTCAACGCCGAGCAGCAGGCCATCGAGGCCGTCGCCAGGAGCCTCTGCTGGACCAAGGTCAAGGAGGCCGGCGACATCGCCGTCTGGCAGAAGCCCTACAACCACGCCGACTGCAAGGCCTCCCGGCCGAGCAAGGCCTCCAAGTCCCCGCCCTTCTGCTCGCGCAAGAACCCCGACGCCGCTTG GTACGACAAGATGGAGGCGTGCATAACGCCGCTGCCGGAGGTCTCTAGCGCCAAGgacgtcgccggcggcgcggtGAAGAAATGGCCGCAGCGGCTCACGGCCGTGCCGCCCAGGGTCTCCCGCGGCGCCGTCAAGGGCGTGACGGCCAAGTCGTTCGCGCAGGACACGGAGCTGTGGCGGAAGAGGGTCCGGCACTACAAGTCGGTGATCAGCGAGTTCGAGCAGAAGGGGCGGTACCGCAACGTGCTTGACATGAACGCGCGCCTGGGCGGGTTCGCCGCGGCGCTGGCGACGGCCGGCGACCCGCTGTGGGTCATGAACATGGTCCCCACCGTCGGGAACACCACCACGCTCGGGGCCATCTACGAGCGCGGGCTCATCGGAAGCTACCAGGACTG GTGCGAGGGCATGTCTACCTACCCGAGGACCTACGATCTCATCCATGCGGATTCGGTGTTCACCCTGTACAAGAACAG GTGTGAGATGGATCGCATCCTTCTGGAGATGGACAGGGTCCTGAGGCCCAGGGGCACGGTGATCATCAGGGAAGACGTGGACATGCTGGTGAAGGTCAAGAGCGTAGCGGACGGGATGAGGTGGGAGAGCCAGATCGTCGACCACGAAGACGGCCCGCTCGTCAGGGAGAAGATCCTCCTGGTTGTGAAGACGTACTGGACTGCCCAGGAGCAGGACCAGTAG